In Verrucomicrobiota bacterium JB022, the genomic stretch TGTCGATCAGCCAATTGAACGATCCCACCGATCGCTCGAAAGTCCGCGCGAGTGTGCAGATCGACATGCTCGGCATCCGGCCACCCGAACCCGCAAAATAATACATGAAAGTCTGCTTCACCTCCGTTCTGGCCCTCTGCATCATGCTCGCCTCGGCGGAGGCGGCCGTCACGGGCTCCGTCACCCCCTACAGCAGCCGCAGCGAGCTGATGGGCAACCTGGAGAAAGCCTTTGCCGTGCATGAAGCTCCGGCCAAGGGCGAACTCGAGTTGAGCAACCCCTTTGCCCCGCCTGCCGTTCCGGTCTTTCAGGCGGCAGCGCCACAGGCCGCTGCTGCGGAGGCCAAGCCTGCGGCCCCCCCGCCACGCCTCGCTGATTCCGTGGCTGTCGTGGCCGTAGCCGATACGCTCCAGCCTAACGGAAGCACCGTTGGTTTGGGGCGCGCATTTTTGCTGCTAGATAATAACCGTCGCCTAGAAGAGGGTAAAACCATCAGTGCAACTATCCAGGGACAAGCCTATGAAGTCATCCTTGCTGAAGTCACGATGAGCTCCTATACCCTTCGTTTGGGTTCCGCTAGTGTCACGCGCCCAATCACTTCCATTACCGACCCTCAACGCATCAAGCGCTCGGTCGATCCTGCTACCTCTGCTGAATAATCCCTACGCACCTCTGCATTCCTTCCTTTCTGATTCCTGCGCCATGAAGTTTCTGCCTTATGTTATCCTGTCTGCAGCCTCGTTTGCGACCGTGCAGTCGCTGGTTGCCCAGGCACCCGATGCCGGTTCTGTCACCCGCACGCCGGCCGCGCCGGCCCTGCCAGAGCAGTCGGTCGACATCCCGACCGACGAGGTCTACCTCGATTTGCCGCCCGCTGGGCAGCCCGTTCAAAGCATGAACCGGGAAGCGGAAACGATCTCCGTCGATTTCCCGGATGAAGACGTGCGCAACATCATCCGCAACGTCGCCGAGCTTTATGAGCTCAACGTCGTCATCCCCGAAGAGCTGACGGGGCGCGTGAGCCTCCGCCTGCGCAACGTCACCTGGCGCCAGGTCTTCGACGTGATCCTGCGCCCGCTCGATTACACCTACGTGATCGAAGACAACATCATCATGGTCAAGAGCTTCAGCGACATTGAAGCCGAGCCGACCGTGACCCGCGTCTTCGTCATCTCCTTTGCCGACGCCACGGCCCTCAAGGCCACGATCGACCCGCTGGTGCAAACCGAAGCCGGCGGACGCATGCAAGTCGACCAGCGCAATAACGCCTTGGTTGTGACGGAGCGCCCCAGCAAGATGGACGAGATCCAGGAGATCATCGACTTGCTCGACCGCCCCAACAACCAGGTGATGATCGAGTCCAAGTTCGTGGAAATCTCCGGGCGCGACCAAAAGAACATCGGCATCGACTGGTCGGGCGCACTCGGTGGCTCCACCGGCTTTACCGCCGGGCCCTTCAACCGCACCTACGAAAGCGAATACGAGCGCGAACGTGGCTCGACCAACGAAAGCACCAGCCAGTCGACCAATACGATCAACAACGGCAATTTCAATTACAACACCTCCGACGCGCAGACGTCCGAGTCTGTGTTGGGGCGGACGGATACCGACACCTGGAGCGATACGGCGGTATTCTCGGCGGACGCCTTCCGAGTGGTGGTCGGGGCGCTGCAAAGCAACTCCGGGGTGGAGCTGGTTTCCAACCCGACCGTTGTGACGATGAACAACCAGCCGGCGGAGATCCTCGTCGGCCAGGAATACCC encodes the following:
- a CDS encoding secretin N-terminal domain-containing protein — its product is MKFLPYVILSAASFATVQSLVAQAPDAGSVTRTPAAPALPEQSVDIPTDEVYLDLPPAGQPVQSMNREAETISVDFPDEDVRNIIRNVAELYELNVVIPEELTGRVSLRLRNVTWRQVFDVILRPLDYTYVIEDNIIMVKSFSDIEAEPTVTRVFVISFADATALKATIDPLVQTEAGGRMQVDQRNNALVVTERPSKMDEIQEIIDLLDRPNNQVMIESKFVEISGRDQKNIGIDWSGALGGSTGFTAGPFNRTYESEYERERGSTNESTSQSTNTINNGNFNYNTSDAQTSESVLGRTDTDTWSDTAVFSADAFRVVVGALQSNSGVELVSNPTVVTMNNQPAEILVGQEYPVVSTRFNPQTGTYEADEAEYKNIGIQMMVTPSVNSAGFITLNVEPEVSSLDGTVTQLSASYPIISTRRTRSVVTIKDGYTLALGGLIERREQDGNTRVPVLGKVPVLGRLFRNDTGDSERRNLVIFITAKVLSASGATYRDVFSQRRLWEMGINQRDLPGYQPPAAEDALFDSIQERAETLERMDAETRLQKQLEELSEQERKLQEKAAADSSSELEREVPRRNQP